Proteins found in one Strix aluco isolate bStrAlu1 chromosome 29, bStrAlu1.hap1, whole genome shotgun sequence genomic segment:
- the CACTIN gene encoding splicing factor Cactin, which yields MGSGSRSPARRRRSRSRSRSRSPRRERGRQRSGSREKRRRRRSQSGERRREPSSGSDSGDERQKWKKKKSKSRDQHHKSQKKRRSRSRGRSSASSSERERDKQRARSRERRRKRDGSRSSVSSDSSPSLPRSQSREETGQQLSLQERLRLKEEKKKQAALMKALETPEEKRARRLAKKEAKERKKREKMGWGEEYMGYTNTDNPFGDNNLLGTFIWSKALEKKGISHLDEKDLKERNKRIQEDNRLELQKVKQLRLEREREKAMREQELEMLQREKEAEHFKTWEEQEDNFHLQQAKLRSKIRIRDGRAKPIDLLAKYISAEDDDLAVEMHEPYTFLNGLTVSDMEDLVEDIQVYMELEQGKNVDFWRDMTIITEDEIAKLRKLEASGKGGPGERRDGVNASVSSDVQSVFKGKTYNQLQVLYQGIESKIRAGGPNLDIGYWESLLQQLKAYMARARLRERHQDVLRQKLYKLKQEQGVESEPLFPIIKREPASPSDRLDPEESIVVQPGPSLEPEAEQDAEAKAEAEGEAVLMEEDLIQQSLDDYDAGKYSPRLLGTNELPFDAHVLEAEEDTHRLLLLRQQLQVTGDATESADDIFFRKAKEGMGADEAQFSVEMPLTGKAYLWADKYRPRKPRFFNRVHTGFEWNKYNQTHYDFDNPPPKIVQGYKFNIFYPDLIDKRSTPEYFLEACQDNKDFAILRFHAGPPYEDIAFKIVNREWEYSHRHGFRCQFANGIFQLWFHFKRYRYRR from the exons ATGGGCTCGGGGTCGCGcagcccggcgcggcggcggcggtcccggtcccggtcccggtcccggtcaccgcggcgggagcggggccggcagCGCTCCGGCAGCCGGGAGAAGCGGCGGAGGCGGCGCAGTCAGAGCGGGGAGCGCCGCCGGGAGCCGAGCTCGGG CTCTGACTCTGGTGATGAGAgacagaaatggaagaagaagaaaagcaaaagcagggaCCAACACCATAAAAGCCAGAAGAAACGCCGCTCACGGTCCCGGGGTCGCTCCTCTGCCTCGAGCTCAGAGCGCGAGCGAGACAAGCAGAGAGCccggagcagagagcggcggaGAAAGAGAGATGGCTCCAGGTCTTCTGTGTCCTCTGACagctctccctccctgccacGATCCCAGAGCAGGGAGGAGACGGGACAACAGCTGAGCCTCCAGGAGCGCTTGAGgctgaaggaggagaagaagaagcaGGCTGCGCTCATGAAAGCCTTGGAGACACCTGAGGAGAAACGGGCTCGCCGGCTGGCCAAGAAGGAGGCCAAGGAGAGGAAGAAGCGGGAGAagatggggtggggagaggagtacATGGGTTACACCAACACCGACAATCCCTTTGGGGACAACAACCTGCTGGGCACCTTCATCTGGAGCAAG GCGCTGGAAAAGAAGGGGATCAGCCACCTGGATGAGAAGGACCTGAAGGAGAGGAACAAGCGAATCCAGGAGGACAATCGCCTGGAGCTGCAGAAG GTGAAGCAGCTGCGCCTGGAGCGGGAGCGGGAGAAGGCGATgcgggagcaggagctggagatGCTGCAGCGGGAGAAGGAGGCAGAGCACTTCAAAacctgggaggagcaggaggataACTTCCACCTGCAGCAGGCCAAGCTGCG GTCCAAGATCCGGATTCGGGATGGGAGAGCAAAACCTATTGACCTTCTGGCCAAGTACATCAGTGCGGAGGATGACGACTTGGCTGTGGAGATGCACGAGCCCTACACCTTCCTGAATGGCCTGACTGTCTCCGACATGGAGGATCTGGTGGAGGACATCCAG GTTTACATGgagctggagcaagggaagaacGTGGACTTCTGGAGGGACATGACCATCATCACGGAGGATGAGATAGCCAAGCTCCGCAAACTGGAGGCCTCTGGGAAAGGAGGCCCAG GGGAGCGTCGGGATGGTGTCAACGCTTCCGTCAGCTCGGACGTGCAGTCCGTGTTCAAGGGGAAGACGTACAACCAGCTGCAGGTGCTGTACCAGGGCATCGAGAGCAAGATCCGGGCAGGAGGACCCAACCTTGACATTGGGTACTGGGAgagcctgctgcagcagctgaaggctTACATGGCTCGGGCCAG GCTGCGGGAGCGGCACCAGGACGTGCTGCGCCAGAAGCTGTACAAGTTGAAGCAGGAACAGGGTGTGGAGAGCGAACCACTCTTCCCCATCATTAAGCGGGAGCCAGCGTCCCCCAGTGACAG GCTGGACCCAGAGGAGAGCATCGTGGTACAGCCGGGGCCGTCCTTGGAGCCCGAGGCTGAGCAGGATGCAGAGGCCAAAGCAGAGGCAGAGGGGGAAGCCGTGCTGATGGAGGAGGACCTGATCCAGCAGAGCCTGGACGACTACGACGCGGGCAAGTACAGCCCCCGGCTTCTGGGCACCAACGAGCTGCCCTTCGATGCCCACGTGCTGGAGGCCGAGGAGGACACGCACCGGCTGCTGCTCCTGCGGCAGCAGCTCCAGGTCACAG GTGATGCCACCGAGAGCGCCGATGACATCTTCTTCCGTAAGGCCAAGGAGGGCATGGGCGCGGACGAGGCGCAGTTCAGCGTGGAAATGCCCCTCACGGGCAAGGCCTACCTCTGGGCTGACAAGTACCGGCCCCGCAAGCCCCGCTTCTTCAACCGGGTGCACACGGGCTTCGAGTGGAACAAGTACAATCAGACCCACTACGACTTCGACAACCCGCCCCCCAAGATCGTGCAGGGCTACAAGTTCAACATCTTTTACCCTGACCTCATCGACAAGCGCTCGACGCCCGAGTACTTCCTGGAGGCCTGTCAGGACAACAAGGACTTTG